Part of the Haemophilus influenzae genome is shown below.
TATTGACGACAATGGTTGCGAAGTTCATCACGAGTTAAACTATCGTCTTTTTTCACGACAAAGATTTTTATTGTTTCGCCAGAAACTGCGTGAGGAACACCAATTGCCACAGCCTCCGCCACTTTGTAATTCAGCATAACGACATCTTCAATTTCATTTGGATAGACATTAAAGCCAGAAACCAAAATCATATCTTTTTTACGATCCACAATGCGTAAACTATATGATTCATCCATAATGACAATATCGCCTGTTGCCATCCAACCGTCTTTTAATACTTCACTGGTTGCTTCTGGTCGTTGCCAATAACCTCGCATTACTTGATCGCCTTTCACCCATAATTCGCCAGCTTCGCCAATTTTTGCATCTGAACCGTCATCTTTAATGATTTTTATATCAGTATTTGGCACTGGCACGCCAATAGTACCATTATGTTTCACAACATTAATTGGACAAGCGGCGATTAATGGCGAACACTCCGTCATTCCATACCCCTCAATGATGTTACAGCCCGTTAATTCGTGCCAACGTGTTGCTACAGACTGTTGAATAGCCATACCGCCACCCACAGAAAGTTTCAACGCAGAAAAATCAACTTCTTTGAAATTTTCATTATTTAACAAAGCATTAAATAAGGTATTTACACCAGTAATCGCTTCAAAACGGTATTTTTTCAACTCTTTCACAAATCCTTCAATATCTCTCGGATTAGTAATTAAGATCGCCGTGACGCCTAATTCCAAAAATAATAAGCAGTTTACCGTTAAGGCAAATACGTGATAAAGAGGCAAGGCTAAAATAGCTGAACGAGTGCGAGAATGATCGCCAATAAAAGGCTCTGCAATCCATTTTGCTTGGAAGACATTGGTTATAATATTTCCGTGTGTCAGCATTGCACCTTTCGCTACACCTGTTGTGCCGCCTGTGTATTGTAAAAAGGCTAAATCCTCACGCGATATTTCTGGACGAACATATTGGCGATATTTACCAATACTCAATACTTCACGGAACGTCACTGCGTGCGGTAATTTGTATTTCGGCACGAGTTTTTTCACATATTTCACAACAAAATTGACTAAAGTACGTTTACCAAATGAAAGTTGATCGCCCATTCGGGTAAGAATAACGTGTTTGACATTGGTATTGAAAACAACTTTTTCCAAAGTAGAAGCAAAATTTGATACCACGACAATCGCTACCGCACCACTATCTTGCAACTGATGTTCTAATTCTCTCGGTGTGTAAAGAGGATTCATATTTACTGCAATTAAGCCAGCACGCAAAATGCCAAAAAGTGCGATGGGATATTGCAATAAATTTGGCATCATCAATGCCACGCGATCGCCACGCTGAAGTTTAAATTCATTTTGCAAATACGCGGCAAATGCACGACTGCGTTCTTCTAATTTACGGAAAGTAAGTACTTGCCCCATATTAATGTAAGCAGGGCGATCTGGATGTTCGCGCACAGCTTTGTCGAACATATCCAAAATAGATTCATATTTTGAGGTATCCAGAAATTTTTCAGAACCTTCTGGATAATTTTGAAACCAAATTTTTTCCATTTTTTATCCTAATTTGTTGGAAAATCTTTAAGATTTTATTATTTAATTCAAATAATAGCGAATTTCAGGCTGAACATACCAAGGGCGATGTCGCCATCTAAAAAATCCCCAATCATCGTCTTCATCCCAATCATCTGTTGGATAATTATAAGTGGTGCTGAGTGTCCAAATTCGATATTTATCAGCTTGAACAACAGGATAAGTATAATCAGCTTGTTCTATCTTGCCTTTCTCTGTTCCAACTAATTGCCCACCTACAGTAATATAGCGTTCTTTTAAATTTTCAGGCTCAACAAAACCGTTGAAATAGACGACAAAGCGACCATCGGATTGAAATTCAACAAATGGTTTACCTGAAATTGATGATACGGGTAAACTTAACACTTCAATTTTTGTTTGATTTGCTAAAACGGTAGTATTGACAATTTTTCCTCCAAGTCGAACCGTTTTACAATGGCAGGTTAAATCCTGCGGAGAAATCTCGCGATAGGAATTAATTGAGAATCGCTCTTTTTCTAACCCTTTTGGTGGTGCAATACAGCCCGTTAATCCGAAACAAAGTGCGGTAAAAAATAAGGTTATTTTTCTTTTCATTTTCTATCCTCCATTTATTTAAACTTATTCACGTCCTGGTAATTTTTTCCAAGTAACCTCGTTTCGCAAATAAATCGGTTCTATTTCTAAAGCTGAAATTGTGTGTTTTTGCAAGTATTCTACTCGCGCAAGTTCTAACATATATAAGGCATTAGGTAATTCTATATCTGAGCCAGTTAGATTTTTTTCAGTAAATTGAGAATACGCAGCCCAGCCTGTCCCGACTCTAAATGCGTTATCATTTTGAAGCTGACTAATCGCTTTTTCTGGGGAACAAACTTGTTCGCTAATGATTTCTCGCCATTGAAAAAACTCTGCGAAATCTGACCGCACTTTTTCTCTCACTAATTGAGAAAAATAAACTTCATTCATTCTGGCATCAATTGCGGCAACAACATTTTCTGCTTGATGTAATTCAAATGCCGCCTGTGCCATTGCGGTTAAATTTGAAATAGGAATGACAGGCAAATCCGCACCAAACGCTAAACCTTGTGCAATCCCCGCACCAACACGAACACCAGTAAAACTACCAGGCCCACGCCCAAAAGCTAAAGCATCAACTTGATTTAAACCTAAACCCGAATTTGCCAAAATTTCATCGATCATAGGTAAAATTCGTTTAGTGTGTGTGCGTTGTGCTAGTTCATTAATATGTGTTTTCTCACCACGATACAATAAAGCGACTGAACAGGCTTCAGTAGAGGTGTCCAACGCCAATAAAGTTAAATTTTGCATTATTATTCTCGTTTACTTATTTTGTAAGAATTGTATCACTTTGTTGAGATCACGGGTACGACTTGAGTTAGGTAAACTTTTCAAAAAAGTTTCGCCATAATTGCGCATTACTAATCGATTATCACAAATAATCACAACGCCACGATCTGTAACATCACGAATTAAACGTCCAACGCCTTGTTTCAAGGTAATTACCGCTTCAGGAATTTGAATATCATTGAATGGATCGCCACCTTGTAAACGACAATCCTCAATGCGAGCTTTCAACAAAGGCTCATCTGGTGCAGTAAAGGGAAGTTTATCAATAATGACTAAAGAAAGTGCATCGCCGCGTACATCTACACCTTCCCAAAAGCTAGAAGTTGCCACCAAAACGCTATGCGTTTCTTTTATAAATTGTTCGAGTAATTTGACTTTTGAGGTTTCGCCTTGTAATAAAATCGAAAGATGACTTGTTTCACGGAAATATTCAGCTAAACCACGCATCATTGAATAGGAAGTGCAAAGAACAAAACAACGCCCTTTGTTTGCTTCAATCACGGGTAATAACATTTCGCCTAGTGAATTTAATGTATTCACTTGATTGGTATTCGGCAAATATCGAGGCACACAAAGCAAAGATTGTTCAGGATAATTAAAGGGACTATATAAAATTTTTTGTGTCGCATTTTCAATGCCTAAACGTTGGCAGAAATGATTAAAAGTTCCCCCCACTTCTAATGTCGCAGATGTGAATATCCAAGCGGCTTCTTTCGCTTCGAGCTGAGCACCAAATTTATCGGCCACTGTCAATGGCGTAATATGTAAACCAAACTGGCGACCATTTCCTTCATACCAATAACAATAACCCACAATATTTGTTTCTGATAAACGTTTGAGTTGGATTTTAATGGACTCAACACGCTCAAAAATACTGTCTAAAGTTTGGGAACGACCAAGTGCTAATTTAATTACTTCAGATAAAAAATCTATTTTCTCTTGTAATAATTCAAAGGATTTTTTCACCGCACTTTGCCTGTAAAGCTCACGCCAATTTCCTCGAACATTACTCCCATTACCCAGTAATAAACGAAAATCTTGTACCACTTTCAGTAAGGTATCAGATGTTGTGCCAAGCTGCTGCATATCTTTAAGTTCTGTGCGATAGACAATATTAATATCCTTGCATAAATCAAAAAGCTGGCGTGATGTTAAAGATTGACCAAAATATTGACTGGCAATATCGGGTAACTGATGAGCTTCGTCAAAAATAATCACTTCTGCATTTGGAATGAGTTCGCCAAAACCACTTTCTTTCACAGCCATATCAGCAAAAAATAAATGATGATTAATTACAACCAAATCAGCACTTAATGCTTTTTTACGCGCACTTGCTACATAACATTCTGAATAATTAGGGCAATCGGTGCCTAAACAACTTTCAGCTGTACTCGTCAGTTGAGGAATAATTGGGCTATCTTCTGCAAGCTCGATACATTCTGTGAAATCGCCTGTTTTAGTACTATTATTCCATTTTCGTACTTTACTTAATTCAGCTAAAACAGACTTATCTCCAAGCACACCTTGAGCAATCACTTGATCTAAACGCTCTAAACAAAGATAGTTTGCCCGACCTTTTAGCAACGCAATTTTTCCCGTGAAATTAAGGGCTTTTTTAATAGCAGGAAGATCTCGATTAAAAAGCTGATCTTGAAGATTTTTAGATCCTGTAGAAATAATGGTTTTTTTACCAAAAACTAAAGCAGGTGCGAGATATGCAAAGGTTTTTCCTGTACCCGTTCCAGCTTCAATGACAAGGGAAGATTTATTTTGAATTGCTTTACCTACAGCATATGCCATTTCAAGTTGTTCAGCTCGAGGACGAAAACCTTTGATATTTTGGCTTAATTCGCCATTTAGTGAGAAAATATTGGCAATTTGATTTTCGTAATCCATCTAGTAAAACATATTTTTAAAGTAAATAACCGCGAAGATTGTCGCATAGAAACGCTAAATATCAAGAATAAAAATACTGGTGGCTTAAGATTACATAGAGGCTATTTTTAAAGAACGGTTATGTTTTGAATAGATTTTGCTCAATGAGAAAGGTTAAAAATGATTTGTCATTACCTTATCTTTTGCTAGTCAGGCTAAAAGTGCGGTAAAAATTTTAGATGTTTTAAAATGAATAAAATCTTATTGAGTTTTTTCATAGATAGCTTGCTTATCCCAAAAACTGGTTCTAGAATACAGGGTTTATTGCGACCAATTGGGTGAGAATATGTTGGATAATTGCTTTTCTTTTCCTGTTCGTGTGTATTATGAAGATACTGATGCAGGTGGCGTAGTGTATCACGCTCGCTATTTGCATTTTTTTGAACGAGCAAGAACAGAATATTTGCGTACATTAAATTTTACGCAACAAACCTTACTAGAGGAACAACAACTCGCATTTGTTGTCAAAACGCTCGCCATTGATTATTGCGTGGCAGCAAAATTGGATGATTTACTTATGGTGGAAACAGAGGTTTCAGAAGTAAAAGGGGCTACAATCCTTTTTGAACAGAGACTGATGCGCGACACCCTGATGTTATCAAAGGCTACTGTTAAAGTAGCCTGTGTTGATCTAGGCAAGATGAAACCTGTGGCGTTTCCCAAAGAAGTTAAAGCGGCGTTTCATCACTTAAAATAATTTTTCGGAGTATGCAATGACTGCAGAATTGAATTTTTTAGATCTTTTTCTAAAAGCAAGTATTGTTGTGCAACTGGTAATTGTGATTTTGATTTCTTTCTCAATCATATCTTGGGCAATTATTATTCAACGTAGCCGTATTTTAACGAATGCCTTAAAAGAAGCACGTACGTTTGAAGATCGTTTCTGGTCAGGAGAAGATTTAAATAAACTTTATGAAGGGCTATCTAATCGTCGCGATGGATTGACGGGCAGCGAACAAATTTTTTGCGTGGGATTTAAAGAATTTTCACGTTTAAAACAAGTAAATCCAGACGCACCTGAAGCGATTATTAAAGGCACAATGCGTGCGATGAATCTTGCGATGAACCGTGAGATTGAAAGTTTGGAAAACCGAGTTCCATTTTTAGCCACAGTGGCATCTGTTAGCCCTTATATTGGTTTATTCGGCACTGTTTGGGGTATCATGCACGCTTTTATGGCATTAAGTGGTGCAAAACAAGCAACGTTACAGATGGTAGCACCAGGTATCGCCGAAGCGTTGATTGCCACCGCAATTGGTTTATTTGCCGCAATTCCTGCAGTAATGGCTTATAACCGTTTAAGCTTACGAGTGAATGCCATTGAACAAGATTACGGTAATTTTATTGATGAATTTACGACGATTTTACACCGTCAAGCCTTTGGTAAAGCCCCTCACTAAAAATAGGGAAAATTGACCGCACTTTGAAGAAAAAGTGCGGTAAAAATAAGTTAAAATTTTAGAGGAATATATGGCTCGTCGTCAGCGTAAAGCAATTAAATCTGAAATTAATATTGTGCCTTTTTTAGATGTGCTTTTAGTTTTAGTGTTAATTTTTATGGCAACCGCCCCTATTATTAGTCAAAGCGTTCAAGTTGAATTGCCTGATTCTGTGCAAAGCCAAGAGGTTTCTAATGAAGATAAAGTCCCCGTCATTCTTGAAGTGGCAGGTATTGGAAAATATGCGATTTCTATTGGCGGAGAACGTCAAGAAGGTTTAACAGAAGAAATGGTTACTCAATTATCTAGACAGGAATTTGATAAGGATAATAATACGCTATTTTTAGTAGGCGGAGCTAAAGAAGTGCCTTATGAAGAAGTGATTAAGGCATTGAATTTACTTCATCTTGCAGGCATTAAATCTGTAGGTTTAATGACAAATCCCATTTAGCTAAGTAGGTAACACGTGCAAAATAATCGACAAAAGAAAGGAATCAATGCTTTTGCTATTTCTATCCTTTTGCACTTTATCTTGTTTGGCTTATTGATTTTAAGTTCACTTTATCACACTGTTGAAATTATGGGTGGAGGAGAAGGTGAAGGAGATGTAATAGGGGCAGTGATTGTTGATACTGGTACGGCTGCTCAGGAATGGGGGCGTATTCAACAACAAAAAAAAGGGCAAGCGGATAAACAAAAACGCCCAGAACCTGTTGTGGAAGAAAAACCACCTGAGCCTAATCAAGAAGAGATTAAGCATCAACAAGAAGTTCAACGACAAGAAGAGTTAAAACGTCAGCAAGAACAGCAACGTCAGCAAGAAATCAAAAAACAACAAGAGCAAGCTCGTCAAGAAGCGTTGGAAAAACAGAAGCAAGCTGAAGAGGCTAAGGCTAAACAAGCGGCTGAAGCTGCAAAATTAAAAGCAGATGCAGAGGCTAAACGTTTAGCTGCTGCGGCAAAACAAGCTGAAGAAGAGGCTAAAGCGAAAGCAGCAGAAATTGCTGCTCAAAAAGCAAAACAAGAGGCGGAAGCTAAGGCGAAACTAGAAGCGGAAGCTAAGGCAAAAGCCGCTGCTGAAGCTAAAGCAAAGGCTGAAGCGGAGGCAAAAGCGAAAGCTGATGCAGAAGCTAAGGCTAAAGTAGAAGCGGAAGCTAAGGCAAAAGCCGCCGCTGAAGCTAAAGCAAAGGCTGAAGCGGAGGCAAAAGCTAAAGCTGATGCAGAAGCTAAAGCGAAAGCCGCTGCTGAGGCAAAAGCTAAAGCTGCTACGGAAGCGAAACGTAAAGCAGATCAAGCAAGCCTAGATGATTTCTTAAATGGCGGAGATATTGGTGGCGGCAGTGCATCTAAAGGGGGAAACACAAATAAAGGTGGAACTCAAGGTAGCGGTGCTGCACTTGGCTCTGGCGATGGTGGTAAGGTTGGGGATCAATACGCAGGTGTAATTAAGAAAGAGATTCAACGTCGTTTCTTAAAAGATCCAAATTTTGCAGGAAAGGTTTGTCGTATTAAAATTCAATTAGGTCGAGATGGCACAATCTTGGGGTATCAAAAAATTTCAGGCTCTGATGATATTTGTTCAGCTGCATTAAGTGCGGTGGCTAGAACGAAAAAAGTTCCAGCTGCGCCATCAGATGAAATTTATGAAAAATATAAATCACCAATTATTGACTTTGATATTCGATAATTCTTTAGAAAAATTTATTGTTAAATTTTAAAGGTAACAAAATGAAATTATTAAAACGTTTAGTGAGCGTATTCGCGATTGTACTTACTGTTGGAAGCAATGCATTCGCTGGCGATGAAGTACGCATTGTCATTGATGAAGGGGTTGATGGTGCACGTCCTATAGCTGTTGTGCCGTTTGCAGGATCTGCACCAGAAGATATTAGTAAAATTGTTGCAGATGATTTACGTAACAGTGGTAAGTTTAATCCTATTGCGGTGTCTCAAATGCCTCAACGCCCAACTTCAGCAGCAGAGGTAAATCCTGAGGCTTGGTCGAATATTGGAATTGACGCAATTGTAATTGGACAAGTGGTTCCATCGGGTAATGGTTATAGTATTACTTATCAATTAATTGATACGGTTGGTGCATCAGGTACGCCAGGGACTGTATTAATGCAAAATAGCTATACAGTGACAAATAAATGGTTACGCTATGGCGCACATACTGTGAGTGATGAAGTTTTTGAAAAATTAACTGCGATCCGCGGTGCCTTTAGAACTCGTATCGCTTATGTTGTGCAAAAAAATGGCGGTTCGCAACCTTATGAAGTTCGTGTAGCAGATTATGATGGCTATAATCAATTTATCGTCAATCGTAGTGCCCAACCAATTATGTCTCCAGCTTGGTCTCCAGACGGTCAGCGTTTGGCTTATGTATCGTTTGAAAATAAAAAATCACAACTTGTTGTACAGGATTTAAATTCTGGCACACGTAAAGTAGTGGCATCTTTTCAAGGGCATAATGGTGCGCCAGCCTTTTCGCCAGATGGTTCTCGTTTAGCTTTTGCTTCTTCTCGTGATGGTGTTCTGAATATTTACGTTATGGGAGCAAATGGCGGTACACCTACTCAATTGACGAGTGGTGCGGGTAATAATACTGAACCAGCGTGGTCGCCAGACGGAAATTCAATTTTATTTACATCCGATAGAAGTGGTTCGCCACAAGTTTATCGAATGGATGCAAGCGGTGGTAGTGCAACAGTAGTGGGTGGTCGCGGTAGCGCACAAATTAGTGCAGATGGAAAAACACTTGTGATGATTAATGGTAACAATAATGTAGTTAAACAAGATCTCACAACAGGCGTTTCAGAGGTACTTAGTACATCTTTTCTAGGCGAAAGCCCAAGCCTCTCTCCAAATGGAATTATGATTATTTATAGTTCTACACAGGGCTTAGGAAAGGTGCTACAATTGGTTTCCGCAGATGGTCGCTTTAAGGCGAGCCTTCCAGGAAGTGATGGTCAAGTTAAATTTCCAGCTTGGTCTCCATACTTAACTAAATAAAAAACTCATTTAGGAGAAATCTAATGAACAAATTTGTTAAATCATTATTAGTTGCAGGTTCTGTAGCTGCATTAGCAGCTTGTAGTTCATCTAACAACGATGCTGCAGGCAATGGTGCTGCTCAAACTTTTGGCGGTTACTCTGTTGCTGATCTTCAACAACGTTACAATACCGTTTATTTCGGTTTTGATAAATATGACATTACTGGTGAATACGTTCAAATCTTAGACGCACACGCTGCATATTTAAATGCAACGCCAGCTGCTAAAGTATTAGTAGAAGGTAACACTGATGAACGTGGTACACCAGAATACAACATCGCATTAGGCCAACGTCGTGCAGATGCAGTTAAAGGTTATTTGGCTGGTAAAGGTGTTGATGCTGGTAAATTAGGTACCGTATCTTACGGTGAAGAAAAACCTGCAGTATTAGGTCATGATGAAGCTGCATATTCTAAAAACCGTCGTGCAGTGTTAGCGTACTAATTCTTAGTATTTCTAATACTTGAAAAACAGGATCCATTTTTTATTGGATTCTGTTTTGTTTTCATCGTTTGTAATTTAACCAATTAGCTTGAACGAATGAATTTATTCTTTCGATTCTAGAGCAAATGCGTTATCATAAATCCATTAATACAGTGGGTCGTTAGCTCAGTCGGTAGAGCAGCGGACTTTTAATCCGTTGGTCGAAGGTTCGAATCCTTCACGACCCACCACTCTCTGATTTAGTTGTCCAGTTGGGTTGTTAGCTCAGTTGGTAGAGTAGCGGACTCTTAATCCGTCAGTCGAGAGTTCGAGTCTCTCACAACCCACCATTTTTATTATTCATCTCTAATATTTTAAGTTTCTTTAATTTGCTTAAATTCTTGACTATTTTTAGCGGTTATTGTGGTAGAATACCCTTAAATTTTAGTCGGGCATCATTATGTTGGAAAATATTCGTATTGTTTTAATTGAAACTTCGCACAGTGGTAATATTGGTTCTGCGGCTAGAGCAATGAAAACGATGGGATTGACCCAGCTTTGTCTTGTTTCACCTAAATCTGTTGATGAACAATCTTATGCCCTTTCAGCTGGCGCAGAAAATATTGTAAAAAATGCTAGGGTTGTCGATAGTTTTGATGAAGCCGTCGATGATTGCTCTTTGGTAATTGGAACAAGTGCTCGCTTACGTCATTTACAAAATACATTGATCGAGCCTCGAGAATGCGCAGAGAAAGTTGTAGCGTATAAAGGCAAGATAGCTATTGTGTTTGGTCGTGAGCGTATTGGATTAACCAATGAAGAACTGCTGAAATGTCATTACCACTTGAATATTCCAGCGAATCCTGATTATTCTTCTTTAAATTTAGCAATGGCTGTGCAGCTGGTAAGTTATGAATTGCGTATGGCTTTCTTAGTTCAAAATAATAAGAAAAATTCACTTTCTTTAATAGAGAAAAACTATCCAACAACAGATCAGTTAGCTTATTTTTTTGACTACACAGAACGTATATATCAGTCTCTTGGATTTATTCAAAATCAAGGAGTTATGCGTAAATTAAAGCGTTTATACTATCGTGCAAAATTAGAGAAAAACGAATTAAATATTTTAAATGGTATGCTAAGTGCGGTTGAAAAACGAATTGATTTAACAAAAGAGAATAATTGACTAAATTAGTCAGATATGTAAGTATTGCGCAATTAATTTTTAGGGATTCTTTATGAAACTTACATCGAAAGGTCGTTATGCAGTTACAGCCGTTTTAGATATTGCTTTAAATGCAGATGGCGGGCCTGTAAGCCTTGCGGATATTTCTGAACGCCAACATATTTCCTTATCTTATTTAGAGCAACTTTTTGCTAAATTACGTAAAGATGGTTTAGTCAAAAGTGTTCGCGGGCCAGGAGGTGGTTATCAGTTAGGGCTACCAAGTGAACAAATTTCTGTAGGAATGATTATTGCGGCAGTAAATGAAAATATTCACGTAACGAAATGTCTGGGGCGTGAAAATTGTAAAAATGGTGTGGAATGTTTAACTCACGAACTTTGGGAAGATTTAAGTTTACGTATTGAAAGTTTTTTAAATGAGATTACGTTAGCAGAGCTGGTAAATAAGCGTAATGTAAAACGTCAATCTCATCGTGATTTTAGTAATTTATTAGTTAATCAATAAAAAGGATAAGCAGTATATTTTTTAATAAAAAAGTGCGGTTATATTTAGCATAATTTAGGAGTGAAAATGAAATTACCTATTTATTTAGACTACGCAGCGACCTGTCCAGTCGATGAACGTGTTGCGAAAAAAATGATGGCGTTTCTAACCATCGATGGCACATTTGGTAATCCAGCCTCTCGCTCACATAAATTTGGTTGGCAAGCAGAAGAAGCTGTTGATATTGCGCGTAATCAAATCGCTGATCTCATTGGTGCAGATTCTCGTGAAATTGTCTTTACTTCTGGTGCGACAGAATCCGACAACCTCGCTATTAAAGGTGCGGCGCATTTCTATCAAACTAAAGGTAAACACATTATTACCTGTAAAACTGAACATAAAGCAGTGTTAGATACTTGCCGTCAATTAGAAAGAGAAGGTTTTGAAGTCACTTATTTGTCTCCAGAAGCTGATGGTTTAATTGATTTAGAAAAATTCAAAGCTGCGCTTCGTCCAGATACAATTCTAGCTTCAATTATGCACGCTAATAATGAAATTGGTGTGTTACAAGATATTAAAGCTATTGGCGAACTTTGTCGTGCAAATAAAACAATTTTCCATGTGGATGCAACTCAAAGTGTTGGTAAAGTTGAAATTAATTTGGAAGAATTAGCTGTTGATTTAATGTCGATGTCTAGCCATAAACTTTACGGGCCAAAAGGTGTTGGCGCATTGTATGTTCGTCGTAAACCTCGCATACGTTTAGAGGCGATTATTCATGGTGGTGGTCACGAACGTGGTATGCGTTCAGGTACATTACCTGTTCATCAAATCGTAGGAATGGGAGAGGCATATCGAATTGCAAAAGAAGAAATGGCATCAGAAATGCCACGCTTAAAAGCACTTCGTGATCGTTTATATAATGGCTTAAAAGATATTGAAGAAACTTATGTAAATGGTTCAATGGAACATCGTTTAGATAGCAATTTAAATATTAGTTTTAACTATGTTGAGGGAGAGTCCTTAATGATGGCGTTGCGCGATATTGCTGTCTCTTCTGGTTCTGCTTGTACATCTGCTAGCTTAGAGCCATCTTATGTATTGCGTGCACTTGGCTTAAATGATGAATTGGCGCACAGTTCAATTCGTTTCACATTAGGTCGTTATACTACTGAAGAAGAAATTGATTACACAATTAATTTAATGAAGGGCGCGGTAGAAAAACTTCGTGCATTATCGCCATTATGGGATATGTTTAAAGAAGGTATTGATTTAAATACCATTGAGTGGTCAGCTCACTAATATTTAGTTGCCATTATCTGACAATGGCATTCACTAGAATTGAAAAAAGGAAAGTTAAAATGGCTTATAGCGAAAAAGTAATTGATCATTATGAAAATCCACGTAATGTGGGATCATTGGATAAAAAAGATAGCAATGTTGGTACTGGAATGGTTGGTGCGCCAGCTTGTGGTGATGTTATGCAACTACAAATCAAAGTAGATGATAATGG
Proteins encoded:
- the tolR gene encoding colicin uptake protein TolR, yielding MARRQRKAIKSEINIVPFLDVLLVLVLIFMATAPIISQSVQVELPDSVQSQEVSNEDKVPVILEVAGIGKYAISIGGERQEGLTEEMVTQLSRQEFDKDNNTLFLVGGAKEVPYEEVIKALNLLHLAGIKSVGLMTNPI
- the tolQ gene encoding protein TolQ is translated as MTAELNFLDLFLKASIVVQLVIVILISFSIISWAIIIQRSRILTNALKEARTFEDRFWSGEDLNKLYEGLSNRRDGLTGSEQIFCVGFKEFSRLKQVNPDAPEAIIKGTMRAMNLAMNREIESLENRVPFLATVASVSPYIGLFGTVWGIMHAFMALSGAKQATLQMVAPGIAEALIATAIGLFAAIPAVMAYNRLSLRVNAIEQDYGNFIDEFTTILHRQAFGKAPH
- a CDS encoding Slp family lipoprotein, which translates into the protein MKRKITLFFTALCFGLTGCIAPPKGLEKERFSINSYREISPQDLTCHCKTVRLGGKIVNTTVLANQTKIEVLSLPVSSISGKPFVEFQSDGRFVVYFNGFVEPENLKERYITVGGQLVGTEKGKIEQADYTYPVVQADKYRIWTLSTTYNYPTDDWDEDDDWGFFRWRHRPWYVQPEIRYYLN
- a CDS encoding ATP-dependent DNA helicase produces the protein MDYENQIANIFSLNGELSQNIKGFRPRAEQLEMAYAVGKAIQNKSSLVIEAGTGTGKTFAYLAPALVFGKKTIISTGSKNLQDQLFNRDLPAIKKALNFTGKIALLKGRANYLCLERLDQVIAQGVLGDKSVLAELSKVRKWNNSTKTGDFTECIELAEDSPIIPQLTSTAESCLGTDCPNYSECYVASARKKALSADLVVINHHLFFADMAVKESGFGELIPNAEVIIFDEAHQLPDIASQYFGQSLTSRQLFDLCKDINIVYRTELKDMQQLGTTSDTLLKVVQDFRLLLGNGSNVRGNWRELYRQSAVKKSFELLQEKIDFLSEVIKLALGRSQTLDSIFERVESIKIQLKRLSETNIVGYCYWYEGNGRQFGLHITPLTVADKFGAQLEAKEAAWIFTSATLEVGGTFNHFCQRLGIENATQKILYSPFNYPEQSLLCVPRYLPNTNQVNTLNSLGEMLLPVIEANKGRCFVLCTSYSMMRGLAEYFRETSHLSILLQGETSKVKLLEQFIKETHSVLVATSSFWEGVDVRGDALSLVIIDKLPFTAPDEPLLKARIEDCRLQGGDPFNDIQIPEAVITLKQGVGRLIRDVTDRGVVIICDNRLVMRNYGETFLKSLPNSSRTRDLNKVIQFLQNK
- the tolA gene encoding cell envelope integrity protein TolA → MQNNRQKKGINAFAISILLHFILFGLLILSSLYHTVEIMGGGEGEGDVIGAVIVDTGTAAQEWGRIQQQKKGQADKQKRPEPVVEEKPPEPNQEEIKHQQEVQRQEELKRQQEQQRQQEIKKQQEQARQEALEKQKQAEEAKAKQAAEAAKLKADAEAKRLAAAAKQAEEEAKAKAAEIAAQKAKQEAEAKAKLEAEAKAKAAAEAKAKAEAEAKAKADAEAKAKVEAEAKAKAAAEAKAKAEAEAKAKADAEAKAKAAAEAKAKAATEAKRKADQASLDDFLNGGDIGGGSASKGGNTNKGGTQGSGAALGSGDGGKVGDQYAGVIKKEIQRRFLKDPNFAGKVCRIKIQLGRDGTILGYQKISGSDDICSAALSAVARTKKVPAAPSDEIYEKYKSPIIDFDIR
- the ybgC gene encoding tol-pal system-associated acyl-CoA thioesterase, giving the protein MLDNCFSFPVRVYYEDTDAGGVVYHARYLHFFERARTEYLRTLNFTQQTLLEEQQLAFVVKTLAIDYCVAAKLDDLLMVETEVSEVKGATILFEQRLMRDTLMLSKATVKVACVDLGKMKPVAFPKEVKAAFHHLK
- the tsaB gene encoding tRNA (adenosine(37)-N6)-threonylcarbamoyltransferase complex dimerization subunit type 1 TsaB → MQNLTLLALDTSTEACSVALLYRGEKTHINELAQRTHTKRILPMIDEILANSGLGLNQVDALAFGRGPGSFTGVRVGAGIAQGLAFGADLPVIPISNLTAMAQAAFELHQAENVVAAIDARMNEVYFSQLVREKVRSDFAEFFQWREIISEQVCSPEKAISQLQNDNAFRVGTGWAAYSQFTEKNLTGSDIELPNALYMLELARVEYLQKHTISALEIEPIYLRNEVTWKKLPGRE
- the fadD gene encoding long-chain-fatty-acid--CoA ligase FadD, which translates into the protein MEKIWFQNYPEGSEKFLDTSKYESILDMFDKAVREHPDRPAYINMGQVLTFRKLEERSRAFAAYLQNEFKLQRGDRVALMMPNLLQYPIALFGILRAGLIAVNMNPLYTPRELEHQLQDSGAVAIVVVSNFASTLEKVVFNTNVKHVILTRMGDQLSFGKRTLVNFVVKYVKKLVPKYKLPHAVTFREVLSIGKYRQYVRPEISREDLAFLQYTGGTTGVAKGAMLTHGNIITNVFQAKWIAEPFIGDHSRTRSAILALPLYHVFALTVNCLLFLELGVTAILITNPRDIEGFVKELKKYRFEAITGVNTLFNALLNNENFKEVDFSALKLSVGGGMAIQQSVATRWHELTGCNIIEGYGMTECSPLIAACPINVVKHNGTIGVPVPNTDIKIIKDDGSDAKIGEAGELWVKGDQVMRGYWQRPEATSEVLKDGWMATGDIVIMDESYSLRIVDRKKDMILVSGFNVYPNEIEDVVMLNYKVAEAVAIGVPHAVSGETIKIFVVKKDDSLTRDELRNHCRQYLTGYKVPKEIEFRDELPKTNVGKILRRVLRDEEIAKRSKH